In Wolbachia endosymbiont (group A) of Pogonocherus hispidulus, the genomic stretch AATTAAGTTACATTACATCTATATGAATTGGCAAGATTTACATAAAGCAATTTGCACTAAGTTAAAAGAAGAAATATCAGCAATTCAAACTTGTGATATTTATCCATCGATAAGAAAAGAATTATTAGCGCCAGCGTTATTTGTAGAGCTTGTGAGTTTAGAATCGGGAAAAGATCCAGGAACAGAGGAATTAGCACTGAAAGCAAGATTTGAAGCACGAATTGTGATTGATAGCACAATAGAAAATGCAGCTATTATTGTCAGAACATTAGCAGCAGAAGTAGCAAGAGTAGTAAATAAAAATACTTGGAATGTGGAAAATGTTTCACCAGGAGAATTTATATCTGCGGAAATTGACGGATTTAGACCCGAATTAGATGCGTATTTGGTGTGGTTGGTTGAGTGGAGTCATCAGCTTCATTTAGGTAAATCGATATGGACAGAAAATACGATTAAGCCACATACGATTACAATAGGAGAAAATGTTAGAGAGTAATTTTGCTATTTCAGAGCTGCAAAGAAAGTTAGCAAACATTGTACGAATAGGAATTGTAAAAGAAATAGATTATGAAAAAGCAAAAGTAAGAGTGAAAATAGGAGAATTTTTAACAGATTGGTTGCCGTGGATAACAAGTAAAGCAGGAAAAGATAGAGATTGGTGTCCGCCAGATATTGATGAGCAAGTAGTTATACTTTCCCCGCTGGGAGAATTATCTTTAGGAGTAGTACTTCCTGGAATATATCAACAAAAGTACTCTGCTCCAGAAAATAAAAAAGAGGTGAGTAGCTTAACATTTCAAGATGGAACAAAGTTGTCATACGATAAAGATAAACATCATTTAGAGATTGAAGTAGTAGACAAAATAACACTGAAAGCTGGGGAATCAAGTATAGAAATGACAAAAAGTGGAATAAAATTGAAGGCAGATAAAATAAACCTTAATTGATGAATAAATCGGTTGTGCGAGTAGGAGATCATTGTGCAGAAGCAACACCACATTTTTGCATT encodes the following:
- a CDS encoding phage baseplate assembly protein V produces the protein MLESNFAISELQRKLANIVRIGIVKEIDYEKAKVRVKIGEFLTDWLPWITSKAGKDRDWCPPDIDEQVVILSPLGELSLGVVLPGIYQQKYSAPENKKEVSSLTFQDGTKLSYDKDKHHLEIEVVDKITLKAGESSIEMTKSGIKLKADKINLN